CCAAATCCTGTTAAAATAAATGGAAAACGATATTATGAAAAGCCTTTGCAAGACAATACACCAAAGGAGCTCCTAGAGCTTGATCAAAAGATTGTTCCCTTTGATTATCAAAAAATCAATCAAGCATCAAGTGGCAAAACAGCGCAAAGTCCTTATTACAAAGCTCAATAAAGAAAAAGAGGGGGTGGAGTTTTGTTGTGTAGAGTGAGTCGCGATTTGTTTTACGGAGCAAAATGGAGATATAAGTGAAGAAAATTTTTATTGCTTTGTTGCTGTTGGGTTTATGTGCAATATTGACCTTAGGGGGAGTTGTATTTTATCGTGCAGAAAAAATAAAAGTTCAAATGCAGGATGCTTTAAATGAAACCCTGCAAGACTACAATAATAAGCTTAGGGAGCATCATGCCAAGCTAGAATTCTCCCCATTTATTTGTGGTGGATTTCTTAGTATTGAATGCAAAAGCAGTGAGATTGTTTTGTTAGAAAAGGGTGAGGAGATATTAAAGGCAACCAATAATATCGTTGGGCTGAAGGATTTTGATTTTAAAAGTATCACCCTTTATTCTTCTTCTGCTTTGGATTATGTGCGTAGCGGAGATTTGAGGGGTTATTTTGAGGTTTTAATGCCAAAAGAGTTGAATTTCTCATCTAAGCTCATTCTGGATTCTTCAAATACTATTTTGGGAAAAACAAATTTAGCACTTCAATCAAAAAATCTTTCTTATGTGGTTGAAATAGATTCGCACCTAATATCCAAAAAACTACAAGATTTTGGAATCTTGAATTACATCAAGGTTGGAGAAACATTGGATGATCCAATTTATTTGGATCACATGAAGCTTGAACTCAAATCAATGGATTTAAGTCGAGCGTTATATGAAGTTGCAAAAGAGCAATATGGGAAGCTGTCTTTCTCAGATTATAAGGCATTGGTTGCCTTGATGACTGGATTGAGTGCAAGGCAATTTGGCACAACAAAAGAAGTGAGAGAGTTATTTAGGGGGATTAAGCAACTTGTAATTGGCCAACAAGGAGAGTTGAAAATATCTATATCTCCAAAGAAAGAATTCTGCATAACTTGTTCTTGGGATCGTAGTTTTGAAGAAATAATCAATGAGTTTGTGTGGAGTATTGAAGCTAAGGAATAGTTGATTAGTATCCCGCTTCATTAAGTTTTTTATAAACTGCACAACCTTTGTCATCTCCTAAATCGCAAGCTTTTCCAAATAGCTCTTTTGTTAGTTTTTTATCTTCTTGCTTGGTTTGATTGTTGTAATACATTACCCCAGCGGAGTAGCATCCTAGAGCCAAGCCTTGATTGCATGCCATGAGGTAATATTCTAGAGTTTTTTGAGGATCGTGTCTAATACCCTTTCCTTCTTTGTAGAGTTTTGCAACAGCTGTACATGCTTGCATAATGCCATTTTGACATGCTTGTAAATAATACTTGTATGCTTTTCTGTAGTCTTGTTTGACGGCTAAACCATTTTCAAACATTCCTCCAATGCTGTGGCACATAAAAGCATCTCCAGCCTCGCAGGCTTGTGAGTAGATTTCAAATGCCTTTTGGTATTCGCCAAAATAATATGCTTTAAATCCCTCATATGGGTCAATTTTGTTGCAACCACATAAGAAAAGAGCGGTAATGAGGTAGGGAATAAATCTGTAGGGCATTTGTTTTCCTTATCATTTATGAAGTTTCTCATTTTGTTTCTAAATAAAAATCATACTATCTTTTTATATTTTCCTATTATCGATTTTTGCGTATAATTATCACTTTTTGTAAATCTAAACTAAAAAGGATTGATAAATGTTAGAAGGACAAATTAGAGAGAGTATTTCAAAGTCTAATGCAAAAGCATTGAAGAATGATGGTTA
This DNA window, taken from Helicobacter kayseriensis, encodes the following:
- a CDS encoding tetratricopeptide repeat protein; amino-acid sequence: MPYRFIPYLITALFLCGCNKIDPYEGFKAYYFGEYQKAFEIYSQACEAGDAFMCHSIGGMFENGLAVKQDYRKAYKYYLQACQNGIMQACTAVAKLYKEGKGIRHDPQKTLEYYLMACNQGLALGCYSAGVMYYNNQTKQEDKKLTKELFGKACDLGDDKGCAVYKKLNEAGY